From the Diospyros lotus cultivar Yz01 chromosome 13, ASM1463336v1, whole genome shotgun sequence genome, one window contains:
- the LOC127788259 gene encoding peroxidase P7-like: MVKHGGGFYLLPLLVVSLCIAAGTAWGATLSADFYEKTCPNALPTIKGVVEDAVKQEPRMGGSLLRLHFHDCFVNGCDASILLDSTSSFDSEKDAVPNKDSLRGFSVVDRIKSEVDKACGSPVVSCADILAVAARDSVVALGGPTWKVQLGRRDSTSASKSKAEDDIPSPFMDLSELKSNFKKQGLSTKDLVALSGGHGIGVAQCVKFKNRIYNENNIDPAFARERRSTCPANGGDGNVAPLDQTANTFDTRYFSNLVKRRGLLHSDQALYNGGETDSLVKKYSTNSGAFSQDFANSMIKMGNIKPLTGKKGQIRVDCKRVN; this comes from the exons ATGGTTAAGCATGGCGGCGGCTTCTATCTGCTCCCACTACTCGTGGTGAGCCTTTGCATTGCAGCAGGCACAGCATGGGGTGCAACGCTTTCGGCGGATTTCTATGAGAAAACATGCCCCAACGCCTTGCCAACCATCAAAGGAGTTGTGGAGGACGCAGTCAAACAGGAACCCCGAATGGGCGGCTCTTTGCTCCGCCTCCACTTCCACGACTGTTTCGTTAAC GGTTGCGACGCTTCAATTCTTCTGGACTCAACATCCAGTTTTGACAGCGAAAAGGATGCAGTTCCCAACAAGGATTCTCTGAGAGGGTTTAGCGTCGTAGACAGAATCAAGTCGGAGGTGGACAAGGCCTGCGGCAGCCCCGTCGTTTCCTGTGCCGACATCTTGGCTGTTGCCGCTCGCGACTCTGTCGTTGCG CTTGGAGGCCCGACATGGAAGGTGCAGCTAGGCAGGAGAGACTCAACCAGCGCCAGCAAAAGCAAGGCTGAAGATGACATCCCCTCCCCATTCATGGACCTTTCCGAGCTCAAATCCAACTTCAAGAAGCAAGGCCTCTCCACCAAAGACCTGGTGGCGCTTTCCGGTGGCCATGGCATCGGTGTCGCTCAATGTGTCAAGTTCAAGAATCGGATTTACAATGAAAACAACATCGACCCCGCCTTCGCCCGGGAGCGCCGCTCGACCTGTCCGGCCAACGGCGGGGATGGGAACGTCGCTCCCCTCGACCAAACTGCAAACACGTTTGACACCAGGTATTTCTCCAACTTGGTCAAGAGAAGAGGGCTTCTGCATTCCGATCAGGCCTTGTACAATGGCGGTGAGACCGATTCCTTGGTCAAGAAATATAGCACAAATTCTGGGGCCTTTAGCCAGGACTTTGCCAACTCCATGATCAAGATGGGTAACATAAAGCCATTGACAGGGAAGAAGGGCCAGATTCGGGTCGATTGCAAGAGGGTGAACTGA